In the Euphorbia lathyris chromosome 5, ddEupLath1.1, whole genome shotgun sequence genome, one interval contains:
- the LOC136231325 gene encoding plasmodesmata-located protein 1 has product MGLSVFFLLFITIYVLFVSVLPIRAADYSNLVFKGCAKQKFQDPSGIYNQNLKNLFQSLVSQSSTKAYSATSSGDGQTAISGLFQCRGDLTNPQCYTCVSKIPNLVNRLCGEVIAVRIQLSGCYLSYEVAGFKEVSETELLYKVCGSVKASGSGFEEMRTSGFDAMLGGVKNGFYTGKYQTLFILGQCESDLTSGDCNTCLKSGVDSVKNECGDSISGQVYLQKCFISYNYYPNGVPTIGSASEVVGTKHHTEKTIAIAVGGVAAFGFLVACLMFLKSVLKKPKNKYETWN; this is encoded by the exons ATGGGTCTCTCTgttttcttcctcctcttcatcaCAATTTATGTGCTCTTTGTGTCTGTGTTGCCCATCAGAGCTGCAGATTATTCAAATTTAGTGTTCAAAGGATGTGCAAAGCAGAAATTCCAAGACCCATCTGGGATCTATAATCAGAATTTAAAAAACCTATTCCAATCCTTAGTTTCACAATCATCAACAAAGGCCTACTCAGCAACTTCTTCTGGAGATGGCCAAACTGCAATTTCAGGGCTATTTCAATGCAGAGGAGATCTCACTAACCCTCAATGTTACACATGTGTTAGCAAGATCCCAAATTTGGTGAACAGGCTGTGTGGGGAAGTAATTGCAGTGAGAATTCAGCTAAGTGGATGCTATCTTAGCTATGAAGTTGCTGGGTTTAAAGAGGTTTCTGAAACAGAGTTGCTTTACAAGGTCTGTGGTTCAGTTAAGGCAAGTGGGTCTGGGTTTGAGGAGATGAGAACATCTGGGTTTGATGCAATGTTGGGTGGTGTTAAAAATGGTTTTTACACaggaaagtatcaaactttatTCATTTTAGGGCAATGTGAGAGTGATTTAACAAGTGGGGATTGTAATACTTGCTTGAAAAGTGGTGTGGATAGTGTTAAAAATGAGTGTGGAGATTCAATCTCTGGGCAAGTTTATCTTCAAAAATGCTTTATTAGCTACAATTATTACCCAAATGGAGTTCCCACTATTGGTTCTGCATCAG AAGTAGTAGGGACAAAGCATCATACAGAAAAGACAATAGCAATTGCAGTTGGAGGAGTAGCTGCTTTTGGATTCTTAGTTGCTTGTTTGATGTTTCTCAAGTCTGTACTGAAGAAGCCTAAGAACAAGTATGAAACCTGGAATTAA